The following nucleotide sequence is from Primulina tabacum isolate GXHZ01 chromosome 2, ASM2559414v2, whole genome shotgun sequence.
aggtatggagccttgggccggggatcatgtctcgggacttgggaatggtcgaggcatggtgccccgagccagggtgtagtgccctgggctttttaagaaccaaggcacggagccttgggccggggatcatgtcccgggacttgggaatggtcgaggcgtggtgccccgagccagggtgtagtgccctggactttttaagaaccaaggtacggagccttgggccggggatcatgtcccgggacttgggaatggtcgaggcgtggtgccccgagccagggtgtagtttccctgggctttttaagaaccaaggtacggagccttgggccggggatcatgtcccgggacttgggaatggtcgaggtgtggtgccccgagccagggtgtgtagtgccctgggctttttcaGAACCGGGTCATAGCAGCTCCCAAGATATAATAACAAACGCAATACTctgagaaaatatatattttttattgatttcttccGTCAAACAATTACAACTATTATGCATAGTACTTCTTTAAGTTAAACACATTCCAAGGCCTTTTGAGGGGACGTCCCTGCGCATCTTCTAAATAAAAGGATCACGAGTTGACTCTCCGAGTGATTTTGTAAGGTCCTTCCCATCGGGCTTCCAGCTTCCCAACTTCCCCAGCAGGGTTGACTtttttcatgactaaatccccaACTTGGAAGTTTCGAATACGGACCTTCTTGTGATATGATTTCATCACCCGATTTTTGTATGCCTCCATTCGAATAAATGCCCTGTTTCTTTTTTCTTCTATTAAGTCCAACTCCATGGCCCTGCTCTGGTCGTTGTCctccgggtaagattctacccgggaaGAGGTCTGCCCGATCTCTACTGGAAgaactgcttcagaaccatataccaaactgaagggagtttcttgagtaggtgcccggggaGTAGTTCTGTAAGCCCATATGACACTAGGTAACTCCTCCACCCAATCTTTTCCTTTACCCTGAAGTCTTGCCTTTAATGCTTGCACAATGACTCTGTTGACAACTTCTGTTTGACCATTGGCTTGAGGATATGCAACAGAAGTAAAAgattgagtgattttcatttccTGGCACCATGACGTAATTCCTTTGCCTTGAAATTGTCTTCCATTGTCCGAGATTATTCTCCTGGGCACTCCGAACTGGCACACAATGTTCttccataaaaatttcaataCTTCCTGCTCGGTGATCTTTGCTAAAGACTCGGCTTCAACCCACTTAGAAAAGTAGTCAACAGCTACTAGTAAGAATTTTTTCTGAGCCCGGGCAACCGGAAAAGGACCCACAATATTCACGACCCATTGATCAAAAGGGCAGGATGCCCAAATAGGCTTCATGAGAGTGGCCGGGCTGTAGCTGAAATTCGAATGATGCTGACAGCCCTCACAAATCTGGACCAAATGAGCAGAATCTTGTTTTAAGGTGGGCCACCAGAATCcagcaagcattgtttttcGAGTTAAAGACATTCCTCCGAGGTGCTCGGCACAACACCCCTCATGAATTTCTCGGAGAACATAATCCACCTCTTTTTCATTTAAACACTTCAAAAGCGGTCCTTGGAATGATcttctgtacaaaattttatttaagagaacaaacctgggGGCTTGTCTTTTGAACTTCTGAGCTCGGGCTTTATCCTCAGGGAGCTCATGGTTCGTAATATACGCGATCAGTGGTGTCATCCATGAATCTTCAGGCATGGGTGATGCTTCTTCCTCCATAGAGAGAACCAGCCGAGTAATATGCAACACCTCCCGGGTATTAACTTCTGATAAAGAAGCAGCCATTTTAGCCAAAGCGTCTGCCTCACTGTTTTTTTCTCGGGGTACttgttcaatactccaatccaTGAAGCTTTCTGCTTGGGCTCGAATGAGCCGTAAATATTTAAGCATCTTGTCATCCTTAGCCTCATAAATGCCCTTTATTTGTTGAGTCATGAGCTGTGAATCAGAATATAGAATAATCCGAGAAGCTCCAACTTCCCGGGCAGCTCGAATACCTGCAAGAACAGCCTCATACTCAGCTTCATTATTGGTTATCCGGGAATCAATTCTTAATGCTAATTTGACCTTTTCTCCCAAGGGAGACACTAATACCACCCCTACTCCGCACCCCATCAGGCTAGATGCCCCATCCACTGATACTTTCCATACCTCCTCCTCACTGGGCTGGATCATTTCAGATAAGAAATCTGACAAAGCCTGTGCTTTAATGGCCACTCGGGGCTTGTACTCGATGTCATATTCACCCAACTCTACTGTCCATTTTATCATTCGCCCGGATACTTCGGAATGAGTCATGATCTTACCCAGAGGACTATTGGTAAGAACAATAACCTGATGTGACAGAAAGTAAGGTCTTAGCTTCCGGGCGGTCATGACTAGGGCCAAAGCAATTTTCTCCACTTCGCTATACCGGAACTCGGGCCCCCTCagagcatggctgacataaTAGACAGGTTTTTGATCAGTTCCTTCCTCTTTTATTAGAACAGAGCTGACAGCATACTCTGTAGCGGACAGGTAGACATATAATTTTTCTCCAGGTTCTGGTTTCACCAACACCGGGAGCCCGGCAAGATGAATTTTCAAGTCCTGGAAGGCCTGTTCACATTTCTCATCCCATCCGAATTGCTGGGCCTTCCTTAAGATTTGAAAAAAAGGATAACTCCGGTGTGCTGATCGGGAAATAAATCTGGAAAGGGAAGCAATTCTCTCAGTTAGCTTTTGTACCTCCTTGACAGATCGGGGAGATGGCATGCTTAGCAAAGATTCAACTTTCTCTTGATTCACCTCGATCCCTCGGTCTGTCACAATGAATCCCAAGAATTTGCCACTCTTCACGCCAAAAATACACTTGGCAGGATTAAGCTTGATTCCATAATGCATGAGAGTCGCAAAAGTTTCTTCTAGATCACTAATAAAGCTGGCACCCTCTCGGGATTTGGAtagaatatcatccacatagacttCCACATTCCGTCCCAGCTGCTTCTCAAAGACTTTATCCATCAGACCCTGGTAAGtagcccctgcattcttcaacccgaaaagccttacaatataacaaaatgtacctcccgaggtgatgaagctggctttgTCTTGATCCTTTTTAGCCAGAGGGATTTGATGGTATCCCTGGTATGCGTCCATGAAACTTAGCAATTCATAGCCCGAGGTGGAATCCACTAGCTGATCAATCCTGGGCAGAGGATAATGATCTTTGGGGCACGCCTTGTTGAGATCGCGGAAGTCTACACACATGCGCCACCTTCCGGTAGATTTGGGTACCAAGACCACATTCGAAAGCCATGTGGGGAATTGAATTTCCCTAATGTGGCCAGCTTTCAGAAGCTCCTTAATTTGCGCATCAATTACTTTGTCCTTTTCAGGGCCAAAGTGcctcttttttttgttttactggGTGAGATCCCGGGAGGATGTTCAATTGATGTTCTGCTATCAGGGGAGAAATCCCTGTCAACTCCTGTTGGGACCAAGCAAACACatgaatattagtttttaaacaatGAATCAGACTGACCCGAGTGGATATACTGAGATCTCGGGCCACCCGGATTTGCTGGCCTGGTCCGATTTCTACTACTTCTTGTTCTTCCTCTGCCACAAAATGCACCTCTCCTCTCCCCATCGTTCTTTCCCCGTCCACCCTTGCCTTCTTCCCTTCCTTCCTTGTTCTACTCTGATCCGCCCGAACTGCCTCCACATAGCATTTCCGAGAGGATGGTTGATCTCCTCGGACTTCTCCCACCCGAGCTCCTACtggaaattttatcttttggtggTATGTGGATGCTACGGCTCTCAATTCGTTCATAGCCGGTCTCcccaaaatgatattatatgatgacgGGGAATCCACTACGGTGAATGAAGTCATCACCGTCCTCTTAAGATCCTGAGAACCCAAGGTTAATGGCAACATGATCTCCCCTTCCGGGTAAATCATATGGCCAGCAAAACCAAAGAGAGCAGTCTCCACAGCCTCTAGGTGGTAgccctgcaaatccatctgtacaaaggcatctttaaaaattacatttacgGAGCTGCCTGAGTCCACAAAGACCCGTAGAATATCATAATTCGCCACTCGGGCTTGGATCACCAGGGCGTCGTTGTGGGGCAGACTCACCCCTCTCAAATCTTCCGGGCTAAAACTAATGATCGCCT
It contains:
- the LOC142537481 gene encoding uncharacterized protein LOC142537481; translation: MARTRRTNQGNSHAQGDGGQTSRQADVNNIGTNLITLTPEELKKMMADAVVLAMARKEVSHPVTPPGDKQGRDQGLEQEQEQGQGRKNNEMVGEDEGSSAGSKSPTVAEELMELRQKMRVLEGQLKRRSVVRAVPRGCPFSDIIVREPLPGNFKSAKVKDYDGNADPEEHLVRFENMAMLHCYTDRIKCKVFLTTLVDSAQSSSKKYKKTAFSLFEVKQNPEESLRAYIRRFNRVALDVPTCATETKTTAFTQGLREGEFFKSLTKKVPGDFEDLLSRAEKYINMEEAQQKRDSVRKKKGDRMSKPEERGQKRGNTGHFSHHVPLKISREREVQECSRDLAPDHQLSRPEKSGFCSFHKICHHNTENCKALKGNYASSSIPGPSNNSQRPRVPPWTSRPPGSSVRGGSVRNIPRIEPSRRREPEPERKKNSPPATGMIKMILGGSTDGDSNRTRKGRSRRECLEVEGARRNEAIISFSPEDLRGVSLPHNDALVIQARVANYDILRVFVDSGSSVNVIFKDAFVQMDLQGYHLEAVETALFGFAGHMIYPEGEIMLPLTLGSQDLKRTVMTSFTVVDSPSSYNIILGRPAMNELRAVASTYHQKIKFPVGARVGEVRGDQPSSRKCYVEAVRADQSRTRKEGKKARVDGERTMGRGEVHFVAEEEQEVVEIGPGVDRDFSPDSRTSIEHPPGISPRATYQGLMDKVFEKQLGRNVEVYVDDILSKSREGASFISDLEETFATLMHYGIKLNPAKCIFGVKSGKFLGFIVTDRGIEVNQEKVESLLSMPSPRSVKEVQKLTERIASLSRFISRSAHRSYPFFQILRKAQQFGWDEKCEQAFQDLKIHLAGLPVLVKPEPGEKLYVYLSATEYAVSSVLIKEEGTDQKPVYYVSHALRGPEFRYSEVEKIALALVMTARKLRPYFLSHQVIVLTNSPLGKIMTHSEVSGRMIKWTVELGEYDIEYKPRVAIKAQALSDFLSEMIQPSEEEVWKVSVDGASSLMGCGVGVVLVSPLGEKVKLALRIDSRITNNEAEYEAVLAGIRAAREVGASRIILYSDSQLMTQQIKGIYEAKDDKMLKYLRLIRAQAESFMDWSIEQVPREKNSEADALAKMAASLSEVNTREVLHITRLVLSMEEEASPMPEDSWMTPLIAYITNHELPEDKARAQKFKRQAPRFVLLNKILYRRSFQGPLLKCLNEKEVDYVLREIHEGCCAEHLGGMSLTRKTMLAGFWWPTLKQDSAHLVQICEGCQHHSNFSYSPATLMKPIWASCPFDQWVVNIVGPFPVARAQKKFLLVAVDYFSKWVEAESLAKITEQEVLKFLWKNIVCQFGVPRRIISDNGRQFQGKGITSWCQEMKITQSFTSVAYPQANGQTEVVNRVIVQALKARLQVLPVEIGQTSSRVESYPEDNDQSRAMELDLIEEKRNRAFIRMEAYKNRVMKSYHKKVRIRNFQVGDLVMKKVNPAGEVGKLEARWEGPYKITRRVNS